Below is a window of Arthrobacter sp. SLBN-112 DNA.
CGTCAAAACCAATCAAAGACATATCCTTGGGGCAGGAGATCTTTAGATCCTGCAACGCAGCAAACGCCCCCGCGCTCAGTTCGCTGTCGGTGCAGTAAACGGCAGTCAACTGCGGGTTGTCCCTCAGCAACCTCCGCGTCGCCTCATAGGCCGCAGCCTTTGCATAAGCGCTACGCGCAACATACTCATCCCGGTAACGAATACCGGCGCCGCGGAGAGCATTCACATAACCCACCAGTCTCGCTGCGCTCGGACGCAGGTTCCTGGCTTCCTGCGGAGCGTCGGGCTCCCACCCCGCCGGCATCAGAGCTTCGCTGACAATCCCGATGTCCTGGTGTCCAAGATCGATCAGGTGATTGACCGCAAGGGTCGAGGCCTCCACATGGTTTACCGAGATGAAGGAAGCCGCCTTGACATTCGGCGCCGGCCTGTCCAGCAGGGTCACGGCAATACCCTGGCCCTCAAGCCGTTCCAGATGCTCGGTTTCCTCTGTCGAAACCGGCGCCACGACGATGCCATCAACACGTTTACCTGCCAGAAGTTCAACGGCGCGGCGCTCCAGCGTCAGGTCACCTTCGGTGCTGCTCAGCAGAACCTCGTACCCGGCTTCGCGCGCTGCGGTGGAAATGCCCCGCATGGCAACGGCAAAAAAGTGATTCCCCACGTCCGGGATCACCACGCCTATCGTCCTGGTTCGACCCGTGATCATGCTTCTGGCTAGGGCGTTGGGCTGGTACCCCAGTTCCTCCGCCGCCTTCTGCACCGCTTCCCTTGTCTTGGCGCTGACCGACCCGTACCGGGCCAGCGCCCGGGCAGCCGTCGACTTCGAAACACCTGCCCTCGCGGCAACATCGATGATGGTGGCTGAAGGAAGCGGCGGACGGCTCACGTAGTTCCTCTCATGAACGGATGTCAGCGCCACACGTTGCCCGCCGAACTGCCGTTCCCGAAAATGGGATCGTTACCATCGTCT
It encodes the following:
- a CDS encoding substrate-binding domain-containing protein produces the protein MVIPDVGNHFFAVAMRGISTAAREAGYEVLLSSTEGDLTLERRAVELLAGKRVDGIVVAPVSTEETEHLERLEGQGIAVTLLDRPAPNVKAASFISVNHVEASTLAVNHLIDLGHQDIGIVSEALMPAGWEPDAPQEARNLRPSAARLVGYVNALRGAGIRYRDEYVARSAYAKAAAYEATRRLLRDNPQLTAVYCTDSELSAGAFAALQDLKISCPKDMSLIGFDDQDWATLVRPPTDGC